Part of the Bos taurus isolate L1 Dominette 01449 registration number 42190680 breed Hereford chromosome 1, ARS-UCD2.0, whole genome shotgun sequence genome is shown below.
GGTTTCCTACAGTGGTGTCTGCTGAGGTTTTTGTTCTCCATATTTTTGATGTTACTGTAGGTGTTTGCCTCACATGGGGTGGGAATGAAGTGGTTGTTGTACCTGAAGGAGATGTCCTCTGGGAAGTGCCTTCTGTAGatctgtgtgcatgtgttgaTGATGAGAGAGTTGATGTTCTCACagctgtgatggtggtggtttgaGTTCCACTGGTGGTTTTCATGCTTGGAGTCTGGTGGTTCTGAGGAGACATTGATGTTTTCCCAGTAGAAGTGGTGAAAGGGGGTAAGGTTGATTGTTTCTCTGGTCCAGTTGTCATTGACACTGTGGAGACTGGATGGATATGTCTCGGTAGAGTTGGTGATGTGTTCCTCGGGTTTCCTACAGTGGTATCTGCTGAGGTTTTTGTTCTCCATATTTTTGATGTTACTGTAGGTGTATGCCTCACATAGGGTGGGAATGAAGTGATTGTTGTACCTGAAGGAGATGTCCTCTGGGAAGTGTCTTCTGTAGATTTGAGTGCACGTGTCGATGATGAGAGAGTTGATGTTCTCACAGCTGTGATAGTGGTGGTTTGTGTTCCTCTGGTGGTCTTCATGCTCGGAGTCTGGTGGTTCTGAGGAGATGCTGATGTTTTCCCAGTAGAAGTGGTGGAAGGAGGTAAAGTTGATTGTTTCTCTGGTCCAGTTGTCATTGACACTGTGGAGACTGGATGGATATGTCTCGGTAGAGTTGGTGATGTGTTCCTCGGGTTTCCTACAGTGGTGTCTGCTGAGGTTTTTGTTCTCCATATTTTTGATGTTACTGTAGGTGTTTGCCTCACATGGGGTGGGAATGAAGTGGTTGTTGTACCTGAAGGAGATGTCCTCTGGGAAGTGCCTTCTGTAGatctgtgtgcatgtgttgaTGATGAGAGAGTTGATGTTCTCACagctgtgatggtggtggtttgaGTTCCACTGGTGGTTTTCATGCTTGGAGTCTGGTGGTTCTGAGGAGACATTGATGTTTTCCCAGTAGAAGTGGTGAAAGGGGGTAAGGTTGATTGTTTCTCTGGTCCAGTTGTCATTGACACTGTGGAGACTGGATGGATATGTCTCGGTAGAGTTGGTGATGTGTTCCTCGGGTTTCCTACAGTGGTATCTGCTGAGGTTTTTGTTCTCCATATTTTTGATGTTACTGTAGGTGTATGCCTCACATAGGGTGGGAATGAAGTGATTGTTGTACCTGAAGGAGATGTCCTCTGGGAAGTGTCTTCTGTAGATTTGAGTGCACGTGTCGATGATGAGAGAGTTGATGTTCTCACAGCTGTGATAGTGGTGGTTTGTGTTCCTCTGGTGGTCTTCATGCTCGGAGTCTGGTGGTTCTGAGGAGATGCTGATGTTTTCCCAGTAGAAGTGGTGGAAGGGGGTAAAGTTGATTGTTTCTCTGGTCCAGTTGTCATTGACACTGTGGAGACTGGATGGATATGTCTCGGTAGAGTTGGTGATGTGTTCCTCGGGTTTCCTACAGTGGTGTCTGCTGAGGTTTTTGTTCTCCATATTTTTGATGTTACTGTAGGTGTTTGCCTCACATGGGGTGGGAATGAAGTGGTTGTTGTACCTGAAGGAGATGTCCTCTGGGAAGTGCCTTCTGTAGatctgtgtgcatgtgttgaTGATGAGAGAGTTGATGTTCTCACagctgtgatggtggtggtttgaGTTCCACTGGTGGTTTTCATGCTTGGAGTCTGGTGGTTCTGAGGAGACATTGATGTTTTCCCAGTAGAAGTGGTGAAAGGGGGTAAGGTTGATTGTTTCTCTGGTCCAGTTGTCATTGACACTGTGGAGACTGGATGGATATGTCTCAGTAGAGTTGGTGATGTGTTCCTCGGGTTTCCTACAGTGGTATCTGCTGAGGTTTTTGTTCTCCATATTTTTGATGTTACTGTAGGTGTATGCCTCACATAGGGTGGGAATGAAGTGATTGTTGTACCTGAAGGAGATGTCCTCTGGGAAGTGTCTTCTGTAGATTTGAGTGCACGTGTCGATGATGAGAGAGTTGATGTTCTCACAGCTGTGATAGTGGTGGTTTGTGTTCCTCTGGTGGTCTTCATGCTCGGAGTCTGGTGGTTCTGAGGAGATGCTGATGTTTTCCCAGTAGAAGTGGTGGAAGGGGGTAAAGTTGATTGTTTCTCTGGTCCAGTTGTCATTGACACTGTGGAGACTGGATGGATATGTCTCGGTAGAGTTGGTGATGTGTTCCTCGGGTTTCCTACAGTGGTGTCTGCTGAGGTTTTTGTTCTCCATATTTTTGATGTTACTGTAGGTGTTTGCCTCACATGGGGTGGGAATGAAGTGGTTGTTGTACCTGAAGGAGATGTCCTCTGGGAAGTGCCTTCTGTAGatctgtgtgcatgtgttgaTGATGAGAGAGTTGATGTTCTCACagctgtgatggtggtggtttgaGTTCCACTGGTGGTTTTCATGCTTGGAGTCTGGTGGTTCTGAGGAGACATTGATGTTTTCCCAGTAGAAGTGGTGAAAGGGGGTAAGGTTGATTGTTTCTCTGGTCCAGTTGTCATTGACACTGTGGAGACTGGATGGATATGTCTCGGTAGAGTTGGTGATGTGTTCCTCGGGTTTCCTACAGTGGTATCTGCTGAGGTTTTTGTTCTCCATATTTTTGATGTTACTGTAGGTGTATGCCTCACATAGGGTGGGAATGAAGTGATTGTTGTACCTGAAGGAGATGTCCTCTGGGAAGTGTCTTCTGTAGATTTGAGTGCACGTGTCGATGATGAGAGAGTTGATGTTCTCACAGCTGTGATAGTGGTGGTTTGTGTTCCTCTGGTGGTCTTCATGCTCGGAGTCTGGTGGTTCTGAGGAGATGCTGATGTTTTCCCAGTAGAAGTGGTGGAAGGGGGTAAAGTTGATTGTTTCTCTGGTCCAGTTGTCATTGACACTGTGGAGACTGGATGGATATGTCTCGGTAGAGTTGGTGATGTGTTCCTCGGGTTTCCTACAGTGGTGTCTGCTGAGGTTTTTGTTCTCCATATTTTTGATGTTACTGTAGGTGTTTGCCTCACATGGGGTGGGAATGAAGTGGTTGTTGTACCTGAAGGAGATGTCCTCTGGGAAGTGCCTTCTGTAGatctgtgtgcatgtgttgaTGATGAGAGAGTTGATGTTCTCACagctgtgatggtggtggtttgaGTTCCACTGGTGGTTTTCATGCTTGGAGTCTGGTGGTTCTGAGGAGACATTGATGTTTTCCCAGTAGAAGTGGTGAAAGGGGGTAAGGTTGATTGTTTCTCTGGTCCAGTTGTCATTGACACTGTGGAGACCGGATGGATATGTCTCGGTAGAGTTGGTGATGTGTTCCTCGGGTTTCCTACAGTGGTGTCTGCTGAGGACTTTGTTCTCCATATTTTTGATGTTACTGTAGGTGTATACCTCACATCGGGTGGGAATGAAGTGGTTGTTGTACCTGAAGGAGATGTCCTCTGGGAAGTGCCTTCTGTAGATCTGTGTGCACGTGTCGATGATGAGACAGTTGATGTTCTCACAGCTGCGATGGTGGTGGTTTGTGTTCCTCTGGTGGTTTTCATGCTCGGGGTCTGGTGGTTCTGAGAAGATGCTGATGTCATTGGAGATGTATTGCTTACATATGATGGGGAGAACGTTCTGTCTGTTGAGGTTGGTGCTGTCAACATTTTTGATTTTGTTGCAAGCGTGTGACTCATGCCAGATGAGACTGAAGAGATTGTTTTGCCATGGGTAGTTTTCAATTGTGTTGCATGTCCACTTGAAGTGGATGAAGGTAATGACTGCCTCACTTCTGTGATAGTGGTGGTTTGGGATTCTTCCTTGGTCTTTCTCAGCTGAGCCTGATAGTTTTGAGTAGTGGAACTGGAATAAAATGCCTTTGATTGTCTCTTTCCTCCAGCTGCTATTGAGACTGCTGAGGTGACTGGATCAAAGCTGCTAGTATCAGAGGGTGATATTTCCTTTGCTTGACCTACAGTGATGTTGGCTGAGGTTGTTCCTGTCATCAGTTCTGATGATGTGGGAGGTGTGTGGCTGATGCTGGAAGGGGACAGGTCCTCAGTAACACTGCTTGTCAGACAGTTTCTGCTTGTCAAAGATGCCCACTGGGTTTGGGCAGTGCCTGTAAATATAAGATACAAGGACTCATGAGACAAGAGAGTTTCCTTCTGTGATGTTGGAGTttataatacaattatttttcacATGTAGCACTCTATATCACAGTGCTTCATAATGAATGGCTGCAGAATTAATTATTAAACCATGTCTAAGATTTCTTTTCTcgtgctccaaaatcacagattttattttcttgggctccaaaatcattggcagcagtgactgcagccatgaaattaaaagactcttgcttcttagaaggaaagctatgacaaacctagacaatatattaaaaagcagagacatcgctttgcagacaaaggtccatagagtcaaagctatggtccttccagtagtcatatatggatgtgagagttggtccataaagaatgctgagtgacaaagaactgatgctctcaaactgtggtgttggagaagactcttaagactcccttggactgcaaggagatcaaaccagtcagtcctaaaggaaatcagtcctgaatactcagtAGAAGTACCGTTGCTGAAGCTggggctccaatattttggtcacctgatgaaaagaggtgactcattagaaaagacttggATATGGGGAAGTTTGAGGGCaggggagaaggaggcaacagaggatgaaatggttggatggcatcgctgactcaatggatatgagtttgagcaaactttgagagataatgaaggacagggaggcctggtggactgcagtccacaaggtcataaagagtttgacatgatttagcaactaaacaacaaacaacaagatTTCTACCAATACTGTGCCACCTAGTcataaataatactgcaatgaatgTCTTTGTGCTAACATTTTCTCCATTACCATAAATTTTCTGGGTTTGCTTATTGAAATTGGTTCAATACACTCCAACTTTCCCCATATGAGGCTTATATGGAAGCCAAGCTACATGAGCTTCCATCCTAGAACagtgttttaattaaaatacacacactgtTTATTCAAtcacaaaatttcaaaattttgcaTATCTTATACAGATATTGTTCAAACATGATAAAGGAAATGAATAGCCTTCTGTATTTTTCAtagcctctttttcttttccttaacctAGTGTTCATCTCTCAGTTTTCCTTCCCACCTGTCTCCTAATCCCATCTCTAAAAAGTTTTCACTCCCCGcctccacccacccccccccccccccccccagcgaCAATCttgagttcttttctttctctctcattgttgttgtttagttgctaagtcatgtccagctctttgggatccctttgactgtagcctgccaggatcctccatccatgggatttcctaggcaagaattctggagtgggttgtcatttccttctcctgggtatcttcccaactcaggaatcgaacccatgtctcctgcattggcaggaggattctttgccattgagccaccagggaagcctttctctCTTGTATCTCATCTCAAACACCTAAGAATTTTGCTGACCCATCAGGACCTTCTTCAAAAAGCAAGAAAAGGGAAACATTATGAACTTGTGTATTTGAATACCTAATATGACTAGATATATGTACTGCTGACAGCACACGTCAATTACTTGTACTGTCTCACATGACTTTGTTTACCAGTATAAAGTATTtgggaagccaccagggaagcccaagaatactggagtgggtagcctatcccttctccagaggatcgtcctgacccaggaatcaaatcagggtctcctgcattgcaggcaaatactttaccaactgagctaccagggaagcccaaatcattTGGGAGTGCACCTAATAATACAAGAGAATTTATGAGGACTCAAGTGTATAAGTGACTCGCTCTTctctggaatatttttttttggGCGGGGGGAGGACTCTCTtatattcagatatatattttttatttcattttactgtCATCTTTTTGGGTGGTCCCTCTTCCTACAATCCAGAACTTTccctacttttctttttaactgggAGTAATATGAGTTCTGGTTATTTGTAAAATCACGTGGGAGGTCCTGAAAACAGACCAACCTCAGCAAGCTGTTTTAACAAACCTCAGCAAGCTGTTTCTCAAGGCACCATTGCCTTACAATTGCCAGCAGGCAGGCAAGTAGGTGAGGCACAGAGCCGGGCCTAAGCTACTTTTGGATACATTCCTGTTACTTTCTTTTTCAATCAGAAGAGGggaaaatcaatataataataatgaatatgtAATAATGATCCACCTTTGATTGCATTAGTCCAACACAGTCATAAAATATAGCttttaatgttgtttttttttaatcagaggaaGAAGCCCAGGAAGACAAAAGTGCCTAGGGCCCATAAAAGTCATTGGATGGCCCTTTTTATAGATACTCTCAACAAAAGTCTATACCCAGTGTTAAAGACAGAGGAATAATAGTAGCAGTTTATTGATGACaatctaatttcattttatattttacattagtTCAGGTACATTATCTGATTTTTTCACCCAAACTacctttaacttaaaaaaaattttttcttttaaaaaacacagagcTAACATCTTTTTGATTTAACCCTTAGGTGGACAATAAATTTTTTCTAATACAATTTGTTGTATACAACAATGAATCCAGTTTTAGTAAATTTGCAGTATTTAGTTCTTTACAGAAATACTTTTCCCATTAATCAGGAGATGTTCTATTAAGAAACATGAACATTAAGGCTAAGACACTACTCTTTCTTTGAAAAGAGCTCTTTTCTCCAAGGGGAAAatagccagttttttttttttttttaattaataatttttttattgaaggataattgctttacagaattttgttgttttctgtcaaacatcaacatgaatcagccatagatatctatatatatcctctcccttttgaatagctgtttttttaaaatacttacgaGAAGGGGACGGATTTTTCATGATTAGCCAGATTCAAAACACTCCTCTAGAcgctccctggtggtctagtggttaggattcggcCCTCTCAAAACACTCCTCTAGGTGCTGAGTGCTCTGACATTCATTCAAGGCTTCAAAAGTAATTTTGTCAACTGTgaatgtgtgtttgtgctcagtcactcagttgtgtttgactcttgcaacaccatggtGGTAGCctgaaaggctcctctgtccatgggattctccaggcaagaatactcccttctccaggagatcttccccactttctcttcttaaaaaagCGATTTGATGGATAAACAAGTTCCTACAGTATAGTAAAtggaagtatattcaatatcctgtgataaccaTAATGGCAAAGGATATATAGGTGTAGCTGAggcactttactgtacagcagaagttTATACAACATCGTTAAGtccactatacttcaatacaactTTGACTTTCAAGTGAGGGAGAGTGACTATGAATCAGctctaattaattaaaaagtgacTCACCCTGTAGCTCTAATTTGTTGAAAGTGACTCACCTACTATTTATTAATAGTAACTAATTACAGGTGACATGCTTCTAAGCCGGTATGGATAAATGCACAGATTGAGCTGCAGACCTGTGTTAGAAAGTCCTTGggtttctacttcacccaaaatgactctgtttcaattttattttttttcagttccacaagtatttattaagcacttatctGAGCAATCTGCTTCAACTTTAAAAGGGGACTtccacaaacacatgaaaagatgctcaacatcactcattatcagagaaatgcaaatcaaaaccactatgaggtaccatttcacaccagtcagaatggctgtgatccaaaagtctacaaataataaatgctggagagagtgtggagaaaagggaaccctcttacactgttggtgggaatgcaaactagtacagccactatggagaacagtgtggagattccttaaaaaactggaaatagaactgccttatgatccagcaatcccactgctgggcatacacactgaggaaaccagaagggaaagagacacgtgtaccccaatgttcatcgcagcactgtttataatagccaggacatggaagcaacctagatgtccatcagcagatgaatggataagaaagcagtggtacatatacacaatggagtattactcagccattcaaaagaatacatttgaatcagttctaatgaggtggatgaaactggagcctattatacagagtgaagtaatccagaaggaaaaacaccaatacagtatactaacgcatatatatggaatttagaaagatggtaacaataaccctgtgtacgagacaacaaaagagacagtgatgtatagaacagtcttatggactctgtgggagagggagagggtgggaagatttgggagaatggcattgaaacatgtaaaatatcacgtaagaaacgagatgccagtccaggttcgatgcacgatactggatgcttggggctagtgcactgggacgacccagagggatggtatggggagggagcagggaggagggttcaggatagggaacacatgtatacctgtggcggattcattttgatatttggcaaaactaatacaattatgtaaagtttaaaaataaaataaaatttaaaaaaaaataaataagtaaaaagggACTTCCTTTATTCAGAATAATGAGTAGACTTGCTTATAGGACTCCATATTCTATACTTGCTCTCTCCTCAGTAAATTTCCAAAACTCCGTTTCTCTAGTTTGGATTGGAAGACATACCTCTGCAATTATCATCAGACATTATATTTCCCTAAGAACATAAACAAAAGCAATACTCTGTCATCTGGCTTTGAGTCACCAGACAGAAGCTATTTACATACCAAACTTACTAAACTTATTATAGATTCTCAGCAattaagagaaggcaatggcaacccactccagtactcttgcctggaaaatcccatggacggaggagcctagtaggctgcagtccatggggtctctgagtcagacatgactgagcgacttcactttcacttttcattttcatgcattggagaaggaaatggcaacccactccagtgttcttgcctggagaatcccagtgacagggaagcctggtgggctgctgtctatggggtcgcacagagtcggacgcaactgaagcaacttagcagcaattaAACCTTTTCAGAACCTGCATCACCTCTGTTAAAATCAATATCAATAGCAAAAGTTTTATGATTGCACAACCCAAATTCTT
Proteins encoded:
- the MUC4 gene encoding mucin-4 precursor, whose protein sequence is MRGTHWRRLPCMFLSCLCSYILGPVVLGTAQTQWASLTSRNCLTSSVTEDLSPSSISHTPPTSSELMTGTTSANITVGQAKEISPSDTSSFDPVTSAVSIAAGGKRQSKAFYSSSTTQNYQAQLRKTKEESQTTTITEVRQSLPSSTSSGHATQLKTTHGKTISSVSSGMSHTLATKSKMLTAPTSTDRTFSPSYVSNTSPMTSASSQNHQTPSMKTTRGTQTTTIAAVRTSTVSSSTRAHRSTEGTSQRTSPSGTTTTSFPPDVRYTPTVTSKIWRTKSSADTTVGNPRNTSPTLPRHIHPVSTVSMTTGPEKQSTLPPFTTSTGKTSMSPQNHQTPSMKTTSGTQTTTITAVRTSTLSSSTHAHRSTEGTSQRTSPSGTTTTSFPPHVRQTPTVTSKIWRTKTSADTTVGNPRNTSPTLPRHIHPVSTVSMTTGPEKQSTLPPSTTSTGKTSASPQNHQTPSMKTTRGTQTTTITAVRTSTLSSSTRALKSTEDTSQRTSPSGTTITSFPPYVRHTPTVTSKIWRTKTSADTTVGNPRNTSPTLPRHIHPVSTVSMTTGPEKQSTLPPFTTSTGKTSMSPQNHQTPSMKTTSGTQTTTITAVRTSTLSSSTHAHRSTEGTSQRTSPSGTTTTSFPPHVRQTPTVTSKIWRTKTSADTTVGNPRNTSPTLPRHIHPVSTVSMTTGPEKQSTLPPSTTSTGKTSASPQNHQTPSMKTTRGTQTTTITAVRTSTLSSSTRALKSTEDTSQRTSPSGTTITSFPPYVRHTPTVTSKIWRTKTSADTTVGNPRNTSPTLLRHIHPVSTVSMTTGPEKQSTLPPFTTSTGKTSMSPQNHQTPSMKTTSGTQTTTITAVRTSTLSSSTHAHRSTEGTSQRTSPSGTTTTSFPPHVRQTPTVTSKIWRTKTSADTTVGNPRNTSPTLPRHIHPVSTVSMTTGPEKQSTLPPSTTSTGKTSASPQNHQTPSMKTTRGTQTTTITAVRTSTLSSSTRALKSTEDTSQRTSPSGTTITSFPPYVRHTPTVTSKIWRTKTSADTTVGNPRNTSPTLPRHIHPVSTVSMTTGPEKQSTLPPFTTSTGKTSMSPQNHQTPSMKTTSGTQTTTITAVRTSTLSSSTHAHRSTEGTSQRTSPSGTTTTSFPPHVRQTPTVTSKIWRTKTSADTTVGNPRNTSPTLPRHIHPVSTVSMTTGPEKQSTLPPSTTSTGKTSASPQNHQTPSMKTTRGTQTTTITAVRTSTLSSSTRALKSTEDTSQRTSPSGTTITSFPPYVRHTPTVTSKIWRTKTSADTTVGNPRNTSPTLPRHIHPVSTVSMTTGPEKQSTLPPFTTSTGKTSMSPQNHQTPSMKTTSGTQTTTITAVRTSTLSSSTHAHRSTEGTSQRTSPSGTTTTSFPPHVRQTPTVTSKIWRTKTSADTTVGNPRNTSPTLPRHIHPVSTVSMTTGPEKQSTLPPSTTSTGKTSASPQNHQTPSMKTTSGIQTTTITAVRTSTLSSSTHAHKSTEGTSQRTSPSAPDPAVTWSSTTRFTSHPTPLSVTSTSPTVTGSTMKAETSGVLLFPYGPSAGDREFVRRTVDFTSPLFKPQIGFPLGSLLWDSLYFTDNGQIIFPKSDYQIFSYPNPPLRGFSDWDSVAMVAPFWDDADFSSSRGTIFYQEYETLYDDYNTLVQKVESSINTLTKTRNYKARWALKITWVHVPAYPAQVTIGTNTYQAILSTDGSRSYALFLYQSGGMQWTVTGRPGNPVLMGFSSGDGYFKNSQLTFHPVWEKYRPDQFLDSNSGLRGLQIYKLHREEKPNYRLRCLQWLKRQPQWPSWGWNQISCPCSWNQGVLDLRFQSISRGSRQLCSFSSWRGGVCCRYGPWGELLQGWRVQSPWQLDQELELQNWCCHFNSNPSFCALYQLRRPPVSCAGYQPSSLAWMVGDPHITTLDGVNYTFNGLGDFLLVRTQDRNSSFLLQGRTAQTRSANATNFIGFAAEYRSSSLHPITVQWLLKPNNTIHVQLNNQTIAFETNGEDTKDQEIFNSSGVIMTHHGSTVSASFDGAVAISVLAISNILHISCSLSKGYQNHTEGLMGFWNGNPDDDFRMPNGSTIPKRSSEEMLFHYGMTWKINGTSLFGKRDDHLPSSFTPVFLSQLLRNTSLNKNLTSSCHGDDQCIFDVLATGSEKLGNDTRAIFRIYQQMNTTLNRYPPSIKGPDVIKAYMGQTTVVNYTSDTKDITFTLRENCTDFKLFENGTLLWTPKLLEPFTLEILASSDQGSLSSVLKPRTVVCECKAESQCLYNQTSWVNNSSLEAADCKCDGNTFGRYCNYSKDPCDEQCFPNVTCISGKGCEACPPHLTGDGRHCASLEKPFLCQNKSCPEDYCYNNGFCSVSHTLGCQPVCTCPSAFTDARCFLAGNNFTPTVHQELPLRIIQLSLTEDENASQADVNASVAYRLKNLELWAFLWNRQVDQTKPSTAPASGSSLRHWNIISEFQYRPEGPVIDFLNNRLLDAVVKAFLPPAPQMRAKRSGGPRNNVAFHSISRKDVNSVMALNVSMLATYLQCNGYKDYHLVYSPQGGFTCVSPCSQGYCKHGGQCQHLPDGPRCSCVPFSIYTPWGKRCEQLSMKLGAFFGILFGTLGAILLLGVAVFVILRFWGSRARLSYRLDSES